Below is a window of Tolypothrix bouteillei VB521301 DNA.
CTAATACGGCAGAAAAACTGACTGCGTTGTTACCTTCAACACATTTAGGTTTAACACTAACGAGCCATCCTACCTTTCTTGTTTATGTACCAAAAACTTCTGCTAAAGTCTTAGAATTTACTCTTGAAGATGAAGCAGGTGAGGGAATTTATCAGACTAAAATTAACCTCAAAGGCGTTCCAGGTATTGTTAGCTTTAGTTTACCTAAAACAGAACCAGCACTGGAAGTAGGCAAAGATTACCGATGGGTTGTATCAATTATTTGTCAGCAAACAGGACCAACAAACCCATTTATCGAAGGTTTGGTGCGTCGATCGCCTGTGAATGCAACACTCACAAATCGCATCAATAAAGCAAAACCACTCGAGCAAATTGTCCTTTACAGTCAATCCGGTTACTGGTTTGAAGCACTGACAAATTTAGCCAATCTGAGGCTTTCCCAACCCCAAAATCGTGAAATTAAAACAGCTTGGAACGAGTTGTTGGAATCAGTTGATTTAAATGCGATCGCAAACGCACCCCTACAAAAATAAAGCCCCACTCCTCCTGTCTATGAATCAATCCATACCCCTATGTTGGCTTGCTAGTCGTTTCACTGTTGGCTGTTTCCTGGGGGTGCAATTTCTTACACCCCTACTGCTTGACCCCGTATCCGCGCAAATTATTCCCGATAAGACCTTACCTGTTAATTCTCTAGTTAGCCCCGGATGCAGTATCTGCACCATAGAAGGCGGTACAATTCAGGGCAAAAATCTATTTCATAGCTTTCAAGAATTTTCCTTAGCTACAGGAAGCGAAGCATTTTTCAAAAATGATTCTACTATTGAGAATATCTTCACGCGGGTGACGGGGAACGCCGCTTCTTACATCAATGGGCTTATCCGCACCTCAGGTAAAGCCAATTTATTTTTGATTAATCCTAACGGGATCTTTTTCGGTAAAGATGCTCGGCTTGATGTTGGGGGGTCATTCATTGGCTCAACGGCAAACAGTATTGTCTTTTCAGACAACATAACTTTTAGTACGATACCAAATCAAAATACACCTTTATTGAGTGTTAACGTTCCTATTGGGTTGCAGTATGGTGTGTCTCCTGCTGCTATTCAAGTACAGCAAGCCAATTTAGAAGTAAAGCCAGGTCAAATTTTAGCGTTAGTGGGAGGAGATCTTTCCATAGAAAGCAGTCAATTAAAAGCATTTGGGGGAAACGTTGAATTAGGCAGTTTATCGGGTGCGGGAAGAGTTAACTTAAATGGATTAGAAGCATTTAGCTTTCCAGTAGCGGTAGAACGTGGGGATATTTCAATAGATGGGTCGTTCGTTGATGTCATGGCTTCTGGGAAAGGAAATATTAGCATTAACGCTCGAAATCTTGAGATGGTCAACACTCAGTTGCAAGCTGGAATCCGAGAACAACATGGCCATCCAGGTGCTGTCGCTGGGGATATTCAAATAAATCTCACAGGCAATACCTTGCTAACTCAAAGTAGTGAGATTATCAACGAATTGCAAAATAACTCGACTGGTACTGGAGGCAATATTAACTTAAAAACTGAAAATCTGACGGTAGAAGATTCGCAGATATCAGTCCAAACCAGCAGTTCTGGAAATGCAGGAAATTTAAATGTCAAGGCGACACAATTAAATGTTGCATCTTCGCAAAGTCAAACAATTTCCTCAGTTTCAAGTGTTCGTCAATTACTATCCCCAACTACGGATCAAAAGATCGGTTTATTTTCCTTTGTCTTTAAACAAGCTACAGGAAACGGTGGTGATGTCAGTATTGAAGCAAAGGACGTCAATCTTAACGGTAAATCTCTTGTAGCAAGCGATACCGCAGGTGCAGGGAGTGGTGGCATTACCACCATTAAAACCGAACGCTTAAGCTTAAATAATCAGGCGACAATCTCTGCGAGTACGGGAGGTTCTGGCAATGCAGGGGAATTAAGAATCGAAGCAACCGAGTCAATTGAAGTTGGTAATGCTTCTGAGGGTCGTTCTGCTGGCTTAGCAACAATTGCTAAATTTGGAGCTACGGGTAGTGGCGGTCACATGACTATAAAAACCCAACGCTTGAGTTTACAAGGTGGGGGAATTTTATCTGCTGATAGCTTTGGTGATGGAAATGGAGGAAGTATTACTATTGAAGCAACAGATCGGGTGGAATTAAGTGGGATGAATGGTACAGGCATTCCCAGCGGTATATTTGCGGCTATTCGGGGTGGAAAAGGAAATGGCGGTAGTTTGTCAATCGAAACAGGGCGTTTGATACTCCAGAATGGAGGAGTTATTGACGTTGGGACAGAGGGAGCAGGAAATGGTGGTAGTATTGCCATTCACGCTACAGAATTGGTAGAACTCAGCCGTACAACTGACAGTGGCTTCAGCCGCATAATTGCTCAAACTAATGAAACCGCAACAGGAAGAGGGGGAGATATTTTCATTGAAACCTCACGTTTGACTGTTAATAATGGTAACCAAATCTCAGCAGCGACTTTTGGGATGGGTGAAGGAGGGAGTTTGTTTGTTCGAGCTAAGGACTTGATAGAGCTATCAGGAACAAGTGAAATCGATAATACTCGGTTTGGAATACAGCCACTCATTACAGATAGTTCGGGAAAGAAATTTCCTAGCGGACTTTTTGCGAGTTCTCCTGGCTATGGAAATGCTGATACTCTAACAATTGAAACCGGTCAATTAATTGTTCGCGATGAAGCACAAGTCTCTGCAAGCAGCCAACAAAAAGGCGCTGCAGGTAATTTAAATATCCTAGCTGATAAAATCTATCTCGATAACGGTATCCTTAGCGCCGAAACGGTAGAGGGAGAACGAGCAAATATTTTCCTGGCATCGTCAAATATTTTATTGCGTCACGGTAGCCGCATTACCACTAATGCCACTCAGGATGCCACAGGAGGCAATATCAATATCAATACAGATACTTTAGTAGCCGCAGAAAACAGCGATATCACTGCTAACTCTCAAGCCAGTTTTGGCGGTAAGGTAATTGTTAATGCTCAAGGTATCATAGGGAGCAAGTTTCGCGAACAACTAACACCTGAAAACGATATTACCGCAACGTCTTCCTTGGGTTATGAATTTAGTGGTGTGGTGGATATTAATACTTTAGCAATCGATCCTAATTCCGGATTGATTCAACTACCTGCAAATTTTACTGAAGCCAGTCATCAAATTACAACCCAATGTACTGCACAAAAAGGTAATTATTTTGCGATCGTAGGACGTGGTGGATTACCACAAAGTCCTAATGAACCATTTACAGGAACAACAACACTGGTAGATTTAGTTGAATTGATTTCTGCATCTGAGAAGAAACAAGTGTCTGAATCGCCTGCATCTACCACAAATAATGCCAATCCAGAAATAGTAGAAGCTCAAGGATGGGTTGTTGATGGGAAAGGTCAAGTCACTTTGGTCAGTCAAATAGCTAGCGAGCCCGTTTTCCCTCAAATGAATTGTCGATCGCTCTGACACAACTGTTTAAAATAAACAGCAATTTCTGTAGGTGTAGCGGTAAAGCGAATACCAAAATTTGTTTGGTTGTCGTTTGCAACTTTGACCACCTTAGCGTACACATCTAGCTTGTTTAATTTTTCATCTTCAGCAAGCAGTTGTATTTGAAGGTTGCTGAGAATTTGCACGGGCTGTTTTGTCCGCAATTGGGCACTGCTTGCAGATAATTGTACCAAACTACCTTGGAACACTTCATCTGAAAGATGTTTGCCTTCCATCACTCGATATTGTATGGGAATTTCCATTGTTAAAAGGGTTAAATTTTCTGTAGTATCGTGCAAAGCGAGTTTGTACTGACCGCCAATACCGCCAATATCGTAGATCGTAATGGGTTCGGCAAAACCTTTGGGTTGTACTTGAAGTTGTCCGGCGATCTGGATAATTTCTCCTACTGCATCTAAAGTTTCTTGAGAAACGAGGATTTGCCCTCCAACAGTATAGGTTTCAATTCGGGAAGCCAGATTAACGTTGCTACCCATAATAGTGTATTTGGCACGTTGGTGAGAGCCGATATTACCAGCAAGGACTTCTCCTGTATGAATACCAATACCCATCTCTAAAGGAAGTAAATCCATACCGACCAATCGTTGATTGATATCATCCATTGCTAATTGCATCTCAATGGCACAAGCAACAGCTAGTTGGGCATTATCTTCAAGATCGATAGGTGCGCCAAACATGACAAAAATGCCATCGCCCATAAAATCATTAATCGTACCTTTGTAACGGTTGATAACATCAGTCATTACCCCTAAATACAGATTGATAATTTCCACCACTTTTTCTGGCGGTACTCGTTCGGAGATGGCAGAAAAACCTCGGAGATCGGAAATTAAAATTGTGACATCCCGCTTTTCGCCTCCCAACTTTAAACCACCTGGGGTTTCTAATAACGTAGAGACAACTTCATCGGTCAGATAGCGATTAAAAGTTTGCCGCATGGCAGCAGTATTTCGGGCTATATAGGCAGTAATAGTAAATCCAGAGCCTACTAAAGCTAACAAGCCAGGGACTATTGGTAACCACCATGCCGTGCAAAAAGCGACATAACAACCACCTGTGAGCACAAGACTGAGTAGCAAGATGTTGAGATTAGCAGCGGGTACACGGCTGTTGCGTTGATAGCGCTGCGTCCAAGCGATACTTGCTCCCGCAATAGCCCAGATACCAATCCACAAACATTCTTGGGTTTCAGACCAAACTTTTATTAAAGGACGACCTTCTAAAGCAGCGCTTATTATCTGACTGGCAAGATCGGCATGAACGATCGCTCCCGCACTTCTAAAGGTCGCTTGACTGTGAGCGCTGGCGCTATAAGGTGTATAAAAAAAGTCACCGCTGCTTTCTGCAGTTACCCCAATTAAGACAATGCGATCGCGAGCAAAATTCTTGGGTATATTTCCAGCTAACACATCACTGATGGAAACAGTCAGAAAACCTTGTTGTATATTGCGAAAATTGGATATTATTTGATATCCTCCAGTATCGGCACCGACATAGCCACCATCATGTTTTTTAAAAGGCACAAATACTGCTTTACCTAACTTCATTTTATTTGTTTCTGGCTGTAGGTAAATTCCTTGCGCTTCCAAATACATTAAAGCCAAATGTGCTCCCAAGCTTAAGATAGTATCGCCCTTAGCATTTTTTACAGACAACAAACTGCGGCGCAGTTTACCGTCTTTATCCACAACCAAATCATTGGCACTCACTTGTTCTGCATTCAAAGCAGGAGGTGGATCGATTTCAGAACCAGAATAGTCACTGACTACTTTACGAATACCAATCAATGTGGGTGTACTTTGAAAAACTTTCACGAGTTCTTGATAACCCGGTTCTACTGGTAAATCCCGGTAAATATCAAGCCCAATGGCACGAGGTTGCTGTTGTTTTAAAATCGATATTGCTTTTGCAAGTTGAGCGTCGGGGATGGGCCATCGCAATTTACGGATATCTTTCTCATTGACTTCTACAATTACAATCCGCGAATCTCTTGGTTCAATTGGACGCAGTTGAAAAAATCTATCTAGCGCTGCTAACTCCAAAGATTGCAAACAGCCAAGATAGCGCAAACCAATTATTATCGCTGCGATCGCCGGAGCGGTCATCAAAGCACCACGATGTTGCCATAAAAGTTTTTTAAGACTTGTCCGCATAAGCTGGCATTCTTCAGCAATCCAAAATGGTATGAGTTGTTAGATAACCTTAGCCCTATCAAATCTCGATACTTATAAGATATTGAGTCTCTCTCGCGAGTGATTTAGGGATGCTGTATGCATCTGTAAGATTAACGAGAACGATCGCAACGATATTATAGAAACTAGTGTAAAAGACTCATAACAGTAATTCCCCTGATTTTTTCTGGGGTAGACATCGGGTACTGCTATCATGCCAACATTGCGCTCCCAAACAAACAGCAAAATGTGGATTGCGATCGCTCTCTCTTTCTACGCCTTTATAGCCATTGGCGTTGCGGAAGGAGGCTTGGGCGTCTTAATCCCCTCTATTCAGCAAACATACAACTTGACTTCTGCCACCATCTCCCTACTTTTCCTCAGTCAAGTGACAGGTTATATTATTGCAGCATTAGCCAGCAGTATCTTAACGAGCAATATGGGAATGGCGCGGATGTTGCTGCTAGCATCTGTTGTTCTGACCTGTGCCCTTGTGAGCTATGCTCTCAGCCCTTATTGGTGGTTGATGGTTGCTACAGGAACATTGCTCGGTTTGGGAATTGGTCTGATTGATGCTGGTATCAACAGCTATATTGCTAACGAACAACAGCAGGCTGACTTAATGGGGCTGCTACACGCATTTTATGGTATCGGGGCTTTGTTAGGTCCGGCGATCGCGACTACGCTCTTGGCATTTAACTTGCATTGGAGAAGTATCTACCTAGTTTTTGCAACTTTCGTCGGCATAATGGTCGCAGGAATGCTTTGGGCAGTTGTGTACGACTACAAACCGTTGAACAAGCGCGTACAAGTAACGGGAACAAATGCGCGAACCAATCTACGTGTAGCCCTTACAACTCCTGTCGTATGTATAGCTGCTCTGTTCTTATTTATTTATGTAGGTACAGAAGCTTCAGTTGGAAGTTGGGCTTATAGCGTCCAAAGTCTCAGTCGAGGCACGCCAAAGTTGCTTGCAGGTTATAGTGTCAGTGGCTACTGGATAGGGCTAACCATAGGACGTGCGGTGACGGGACGTATTGTTAAACGCTGGGGTGCTCTGCGTACTCTCGAGCGTTCCTTGCTACTGCTTGGGCTTGGTTTAACTGCTTGGTGGTTGTTACCAAATCAATTGCTGAGTTTACCAATCATTGGCTTTGCACTCGCCCCTATATTTCCACTAACAATATGGTTGATGCCACAACGAGTAAGTAAAGCTATTGTTCCGGCTGCAATTGGATGTATGACAAGTGTTGCTAGTTTGGGTGCAGCAACTATCCCCTCTGCTGTTGGGACTTTAGCAACGCGTTTTGGCTTGGAAATTATTCCAGTTTTGATGCTTCCTCTCGCAGTCATTATGATAATTTTGCATCGTTGGTTGGCACAGCATCAGGTGAGCCGTGCTTGATTGGGGAAATGACTCAGAAGACAACTTCAAGCAAAAATTATCTCTAATGCAAGCTTTAAGGCTCACTTTTATGACCACAGAGAGATTTATGAATAACTGTTTCTCGTCACACTTTACTTAACTTTACATTTGGTTTGAGTAGACTGGTATTTGTCCATGAACCAGAAAGATAACCTTGATGCTGAATCTTTACGCCTTGCAGAAGATACAAGACGCGAGAAAAACTGGAAACGCTGGGGACCTTACTTAGCAGAAAGACAGTGGGGAACCGTGCGTGAAGACTATTCAACAGATGGGTCTTCCTGGGACTATTTGCCCCACGACCACGCCCGGAGGCGAGCTTATAGGTGGGGAGAAGATGGGCTTTTGGGAATATGCGATCGCGAAGGACGTTTGTGTTTTGCTCTTGCACTATGGAACGGACAAGACCCCATTCTTAAAGAACGTCTTTTTGGCTTAACGAATACTGAAGGCAATCATGGGGAAGATGTCAAAGAATATTACTTTTATTTAGACTCAAGCCCAACACATTCCTATTTGAAAGCCTTGTACAAGTACCCACAGAAAGAATTTCCATATACACGCCTCGTAGAAGAGAACCGCAACCGAAGCAAGGATTTAGGAGAGTTTGAACTTATTGATACTGGAATTTTTGAAGAAAATAAATACTTTGATATATTTGCAGAGTATGCAAAAGCTTCACCCAACGATATATTAATCAAAATTACAGTTGTCAATCGCGGTTCAGAAACCGCCAAACTCCATGTTTTACCCACAATTTGGTTTAAGAACAGTTGGTCTTGGGGTCGCACGGGTGAAAGTTACTGGACAAAACCCTGCATTGAATATAAAAAAGATGGAGAGCTTTTGCTTTCTCATGAAACATTAGGTAAATTCCGTTTTATCGCCGAACCGATTCTAGGGCAGAACACTCCTAATTTTCTGTTTACTGAAAACGAGACTAATTCGGAAAGGTTATTTAATGTAGAAAACAGCACTCCCTATGTCAAAGATGCTTTTCACCAATACATCGTACACGGACAGAAGGATGCTATTAATCCCAAGATGGTGGGAACTAAAGCAGCAGTACAATACTGCTTGGAAGTTCCGGCTGGCGAGGAAGTAACACTCAGATTGCGCTTGTTTTCTGAAGAAGAAGCACCAGCACATCCATTTGGGCAAAACTTCCAGCAAATCTTTCAACAACGCATTTGTGAAACAGAAGAATTCTACAAAAATCGTATTTCATCCGAACTGTCTCAACATGAAAACCTGGTAACAAGACAAGCTTATGCCGGCTTGCTTTGGTCCAAACAATTCTATCATTACGGTATCAAAGATTGGCTTGAAGGAGATCCTTCACAACCGCCACTCCAGAGAAATGAAGAGGTTCGCAACGCTGATTGGACTCACCTTTACAATCGCGATGTGATTTCCATGCCAGATAAATGGGAGTATCCTTGGTATGCAACTTGGGATGTTGCTTTCCATCTCGTCGCCTTTGCCAAAATTGACCCAGATTTTGCCAAGCAGCAACTGATTTTGTTTTTACGTGAGTGGTATATGCATCCCAACGGACAGCTACCCGCTTACGAGTTTGACTTTTCCGGTACAAACCCACCTGTTATCCCATGGGCTTGCTGGCGTATTTACAAAATCACTGCCGAGCAAGGTCAGAAAGACCGTATTTTTCTCACTCGTGTCTTTCAAAAACTGTTGTTGAACTTTACTTGGTGGGTAAATCGTAAAGACGTTGCTGGAAAAAACATCTTTGCGGGTGGTTTTTTAGGAATGGACAATATAGGTGTTTTTGACCGTTCCAAACCTTTGCCTACTGGGGGCGAACTCCAACAAGCCGATGGGACTGCTTGGATGGCATTTTACTGCGTAACTATGCTGGCAATGGCATTAGAACTTGCTGAAGAAGATCCAGCTTACGAAGATATTGCTTCTAAGTTTTTTGAACACTTTATGGCCATTGCTGAGGCGACGAATACCATTGGAGGAACCGGGCTTTGGGATGAAGAAGATGGCTTTTATTATGATTGGTTGGCAGTCGATAGCAAGTATATACCTTTGAAAGTACGCTCTCTTGTGGGAATTGTCATCTTACTTGCAGTAGAAACTTTGGATTTTCAGGTTATCCAAAATTTACCAGGGTTTACCAAACGAATGCATTGGTTTTTGGAAAACCGCCAAAACGTCACCGAGTATATCTCTTGCATGAAAAAAGCAAAAGCGACCAATCATCTTTTGCTAGCAATTCCCACAAGAGAACGCTTGCAACAAGTGCTGCACTATTTGCTAGATGAAAACGAATTTCTTTCCCCCTACGGTATCCGTTCCCTATCTCGCTTTCATCTAGAACATCCCTACGTTTTTCCTATTGACGATCGAGAGTACCGTGTTGAGTATCTTCCTGGAGAATCAAATAGTAGCTTGTTTGGCGGTAACTCTAACTGGCGCGGACCTATTTGGTTTCCCCTGAATTACTTGCTTGTGGAAGCTCTAGACCGTTATTACCAATTTTACGGCGATGATTTATTAGTTGAATGCCCCACAGGTTCCGGACAAATGATGAATTTGGGGCAAGTTTCACAAGAAATTTCCCGACGCTTAGCTAGTATTTTCCTTCCGGATACAAGAGGGTATTGTCCTTGGCAAGGGAAAAACCAATATTTTTCTGTAGATGCTTATTGGCGTCACTTAACTCTTTTTCACGAGTACTTTTGTGGTGACACGGGTTCTGGTTTGGGTGCTAGCCATCAAACTGGGTGGACGGCATTGATTGTAAGGTTATTATAGCAGTCCGTATAAAATTTACAAACAAATTCTATCCTGATGAGGATTGAAAATGGTAACAGGATATTAGATGTAGGTGTAAAAGCAAAATTAGAATAACTCCGCAAGAACTGAAAAGACAACAAGCTGACTTTTTATGTAAGCTAGCAATAGCATTCTTCTTTGGATAGATAAATAACTGGAGGAAAGCCATTATATTTGGGTAGGTCACATATCACGATTTACCGACATAGCCTCGACCAAAAGATATAAATCTTATACTAGGATAAAAATCCTATTAGCTTCCAGTTAGTTTCTCCTTAGGTGCCTGTAAGTCATGAAATTCTCTGAGTCTCAAACTCATTTTGAAGATAATCTTCCAGAGGGAACCTCAGAAGAGCCACCTCGCAAACAGCGGCGGTGGCTTTGGTTGTTGGTAGCTCTGGGAGTACTGGCAGGAGGAGGCTATGCACTTTGGCGTTTCCTTGCCCCCGGACAAAAAGAACCTACGCCTGCTAGCGCTCAGCCCCCTGGGGTAAGAGTTAAGATATCTACGGTGCAAACAGGTATCATAGAGGACAGTTCGGAGTTTGTTGCCAATCTGGAATCTCGTCGGTCGGTCAATCTTCAACCCAGAATTCAGGGTCAGATCGCTCAGATATATGCTAGAGCGGGAGATACAGTAGCAGCAGGAGATCCAATTATCCAAGTTGATGCCAGAGAGCAACAAGCATCTGTGAGTAGTGTTGCAGCAGCAGCAGAGGTAGCGCGATCGCAATTGGAAAATGCGCGTGCAACTCTTCAATCCCTACAAGCAGAGCGCTTATCGAATCTATCTGATGTGAAATTGAACCAGCGAGAATACGATCGCTATGCTCGCTTAGCTGCAGAAGGCGCAGAATCCCGACAGGTACGAGATCAGTATGCAAATAGGTTAGAAACAGCACAAGCGCAACTCCGTGCTACAGAAGCGCGGATAAAAGCACAAACTGCCAGTATCATCCAATCAGAAAAATCTTTACAGCAAGCACAAGCAAATATTAATCAACAGCAAGTTCAACTTCAGTACTACAAAATCACTGCTCCTTTTCCGGGTACAGTTGGAGATATACCAGTCAAAGTGGGAGATTTTGTCAATACATCTACACAATTAGCTACAATTACGCAAAACCAACCTTTAGAATTAAACATTTTTGTACCAATTGAGCGCGGACCTCAATTACGTAAAGGAACACCAGTGGAGGTCATGGACGCACAAGGTAAAAGTTTAGGCATGAGTCGGGTATTTTTTATTTCACCAAGTGCAAACACTAACAACCAAGCAGTACTGATTAAAGCCCTTTACGACAACAATAGAAATCAACTGAGGGCAGATCAATTTGCACGAGCTAGAGTGATCTGGAACCAACGCCCAGGAGTTTTAGTTCCAACAACAGCCGTCACTCGAGTAGCAGGAGAAACCTTTGTGTATGTAGCTCAAACACCACCAGCATCACCATCACCGCAATCCGCGCAAGGCGGAGGATTTCAACTTGTAGCTCGGCAAAAGCGAGTGAAGTTGGGCAATATCAAAGGTAATAATTACCAAGTTCTTGAAGGATTGCAGCCAGGAGATAGAATCATCGTCTCAGGGCTACTCAATCTTAGAGATGGAGCACCGATTATTCCTGAATCGTAAGTCATGGAAGACGGGCTAATAGCTAATAGAAGACGGGCTAATTCATAACTATTAGCCATTAGCTATTAGCTATTAGCAACTGGCTTTTTAGCAATTAGCAATTTTCCTATGTTCGTTGACTTCTTTATCAAGCGACCTGTATTTACGAGTGTTTGCGCGATCGTTATTTTTCTAGTGGGAGCAATCAGTATTCCCACGTTACCCGCAGCGCAGTATCCCGAAATTAGCCCAGTTCAAGTAAACGTTTCTGCCAATTATGTTGGTGCCAATGCTGACGTTGTGGAAAATACCGTAACCACTCTTTTAGAAAGAGAAATTAACGGGGTTGAGGGCATGAAGTACATGACCTCAAGTAGTAGCAGTACTGGCAATAGTACCATCACAGTCACATTTGATGCATCGCGGAATAAAGATATTGCAGCAGTTGACGTACAAAATCGAGTGTCTCTAGCTGAACCTCAGTTACCAGAAGCAGTCCAGCGAACGGGAGTCAGTGTTAGCAAGCAATCTAACAATATCTTGTTAGCGATGGGACTGTACAGCGACAAGAACGAGTATAACAACATCTTCTTAAGCAACTACGCTGACCTCTACTTAGTAGATGCCCTACAAAGAATTAACGGTGTGAGTGAAGCTCGGATTTTTGGCGAACGCCGTTATGCAATGCGTCTGTGGCTCGACCCCAACCGGCTTGCAAGTCGCAGCCTCACAGCCCAAGATGTGGTTGATGCTCTCAACGAGCAAAACATACAGGTAGGTGCTGGACAAATTGGTCAGCAACCTGCTCCAGAAAGCCAAATGTATCAGGTAGACCTGCGGGCGCTGAGTCGATTTAGAGAACCATCCGAATTTGAGGACATGGTGATTAAATCCGGTCAGGATGGTACGCTTGTTAAGCTCAAAGATATCGGTCGGGCAGAACTCGGAGCAGAAAACTACAACACATTCCTTAGATTTAGAGGTCAAGAAGGTGTTGGGATTGGAATATTTCCAATTCCAGGTAGTAATGCTTTGAGTGTTGCGAAGGCTGTTAAAGAAGAAATGGCAAAACTTGCCCTGGATTTTCCACCAGGGATGAAATATCAAGTGGCGTTCGATACGACCTCGTTTGTAGAAGAATCACTCGCAGAAGTTGCCAAGACATTGTTTGAAGCAATTATCCTCGTTGTTTTAGTGATTTTTCTTTTCTTACAAGATTGGCGCACCACTATCATTCCCATCGTTACTATTCCCCTGGCATTGATTGGCACTTTTGCCTTTGTAAAAGTGTTCAATTTTTCCATCAATACCTTGACCTTATTTGGTTTAACCCTAGCAACAGGTATGGTGGTCGATGATGCGATCGTTGTAGTAGAAGACATTGCCCGTCTCATTCAACAAGAAGAGATGTCGCCACGTCAAGCCGCATCTTCCGCAATGCACGAACTTTTTGGAGCAGTTATCGCGACTTCTCTAGTGTTGATGGCTGTGTTTGTACCGGTTGCTTTCTTTCCTGGTTCAACAGGCCAAATTTACAAACAATTTGCTTTAACAATAGCCTTTTCGATCGCAATATCTACCTTCCTTGCGGTTACCCTCACTCCTTCTTTAGCTGGCTTGTTACTGCGTCCCCAGCAAAGACAGGGCGGTATTTTTGGCTGGTTTTTTGGTATAATTAACCGATTTCTTGATGCCATGACAAGCGGGTATACTTGGTTACTCAAGCGCCTTGTCCGTCTAAAAGCTATTGTTGTACTGTTGTTTGTTCTGTCTTTAGGGTTTACAGGATGGCTTTATACTCGCGTACCTACAGCGTTTATTCCTGATGAAGACCAAGGATATTTCATCACTATCATCCAAGGTCCACAAGGAGTTTCGCTTAATTACACGAGTAAAGTTATGCGTCAGGTAGAAGAGGAAATTCTCAAGTTACCAGAAGTTGTAGGGACTTTTGCCATAGGTGGTTTTGGTTTTACTGGTAGCACGGTCAACAATGGTGTTATTTTTACAACCTTGAAACCTTGGGATGAGCGGACTCAACCAGGTCAGTCAGTACAAGGAATTATTGGTAATTTATTTGGAAAGCTATCCACAATTACGGAAGCGAGGGTTTTACCAGTTAACCCACCAGCCATCCAAGGTTTGGGTAACTTCAGCGGCTTTGAATTCCAGTTACAAGACAGAAGAGGTACGAGTGGCTTGGATGCTATGGTACAGGTCATGGGTCAATTACTTGGTCAAGGAAATCAAACTCCGGGGTTACAAGCTGTCTTTAGTACCTTTGCTGCAGATACACCTCAACTTTTAATTGAGGTAGACCGCAATAAAGCTAAAGCTCTACAAGTCGATGTTGATGAGATTTTTAACACTCTACAAAGTTATTTGGG
It encodes the following:
- a CDS encoding DUF928 domain-containing protein: MIGTKNIRLLLLSLSTALLLQSSVILNGITPAFALKVKFEPPKSEPAPKITIGGGRRDNGTCDGQSNTTNSRMTGANTAEKLTALLPSTHLGLTLTSHPTFLVYVPKTSAKVLEFTLEDEAGEGIYQTKINLKGVPGIVSFSLPKTEPALEVGKDYRWVVSIICQQTGPTNPFIEGLVRRSPVNATLTNRINKAKPLEQIVLYSQSGYWFEALTNLANLRLSQPQNREIKTAWNELLESVDLNAIANAPLQK
- a CDS encoding beta strand repeat-containing protein — protein: MNQSIPLCWLASRFTVGCFLGVQFLTPLLLDPVSAQIIPDKTLPVNSLVSPGCSICTIEGGTIQGKNLFHSFQEFSLATGSEAFFKNDSTIENIFTRVTGNAASYINGLIRTSGKANLFLINPNGIFFGKDARLDVGGSFIGSTANSIVFSDNITFSTIPNQNTPLLSVNVPIGLQYGVSPAAIQVQQANLEVKPGQILALVGGDLSIESSQLKAFGGNVELGSLSGAGRVNLNGLEAFSFPVAVERGDISIDGSFVDVMASGKGNISINARNLEMVNTQLQAGIREQHGHPGAVAGDIQINLTGNTLLTQSSEIINELQNNSTGTGGNINLKTENLTVEDSQISVQTSSSGNAGNLNVKATQLNVASSQSQTISSVSSVRQLLSPTTDQKIGLFSFVFKQATGNGGDVSIEAKDVNLNGKSLVASDTAGAGSGGITTIKTERLSLNNQATISASTGGSGNAGELRIEATESIEVGNASEGRSAGLATIAKFGATGSGGHMTIKTQRLSLQGGGILSADSFGDGNGGSITIEATDRVELSGMNGTGIPSGIFAAIRGGKGNGGSLSIETGRLILQNGGVIDVGTEGAGNGGSIAIHATELVELSRTTDSGFSRIIAQTNETATGRGGDIFIETSRLTVNNGNQISAATFGMGEGGSLFVRAKDLIELSGTSEIDNTRFGIQPLITDSSGKKFPSGLFASSPGYGNADTLTIETGQLIVRDEAQVSASSQQKGAAGNLNILADKIYLDNGILSAETVEGERANIFLASSNILLRHGSRITTNATQDATGGNININTDTLVAAENSDITANSQASFGGKVIVNAQGIIGSKFREQLTPENDITATSSLGYEFSGVVDINTLAIDPNSGLIQLPANFTEASHQITTQCTAQKGNYFAIVGRGGLPQSPNEPFTGTTTLVDLVELISASEKKQVSESPASTTNNANPEIVEAQGWVVDGKGQVTLVSQIASEPVFPQMNCRSL
- a CDS encoding CHASE2 domain-containing protein yields the protein MRTSLKKLLWQHRGALMTAPAIAAIIIGLRYLGCLQSLELAALDRFFQLRPIEPRDSRIVIVEVNEKDIRKLRWPIPDAQLAKAISILKQQQPRAIGLDIYRDLPVEPGYQELVKVFQSTPTLIGIRKVVSDYSGSEIDPPPALNAEQVSANDLVVDKDGKLRRSLLSVKNAKGDTILSLGAHLALMYLEAQGIYLQPETNKMKLGKAVFVPFKKHDGGYVGADTGGYQIISNFRNIQQGFLTVSISDVLAGNIPKNFARDRIVLIGVTAESSGDFFYTPYSASAHSQATFRSAGAIVHADLASQIISAALEGRPLIKVWSETQECLWIGIWAIAGASIAWTQRYQRNSRVPAANLNILLLSLVLTGGCYVAFCTAWWLPIVPGLLALVGSGFTITAYIARNTAAMRQTFNRYLTDEVVSTLLETPGGLKLGGEKRDVTILISDLRGFSAISERVPPEKVVEIINLYLGVMTDVINRYKGTINDFMGDGIFVMFGAPIDLEDNAQLAVACAIEMQLAMDDINQRLVGMDLLPLEMGIGIHTGEVLAGNIGSHQRAKYTIMGSNVNLASRIETYTVGGQILVSQETLDAVGEIIQIAGQLQVQPKGFAEPITIYDIGGIGGQYKLALHDTTENLTLLTMEIPIQYRVMEGKHLSDEVFQGSLVQLSASSAQLRTKQPVQILSNLQIQLLAEDEKLNKLDVYAKVVKVANDNQTNFGIRFTATPTEIAVYFKQLCQSDRQFI